A region of Planococcus sp. MSAK28401 DNA encodes the following proteins:
- a CDS encoding antibiotic biosynthesis monooxygenase family protein, giving the protein MNVYMTTGTYDFMKKMREKHADETMVLMQGENTTLLLHETEGKSTFQTPRRYEVVDGTGEFREKGFFVMNNIPVADEGRPIFEHRFKNRAGAIENEPGYVAFRVLRPLDSDTYVVLTEWESPAFYEKWKESQAFAKAHSEKPQEAAEKPRANIFSGSSYVTMYKAKPEEDE; this is encoded by the coding sequence ATGAATGTTTATATGACGACAGGAACTTACGATTTTATGAAAAAAATGCGTGAAAAGCATGCTGATGAAACGATGGTGCTCATGCAAGGCGAAAACACGACTTTGCTATTGCACGAAACCGAAGGAAAATCCACTTTCCAAACGCCGCGCCGCTACGAAGTAGTCGATGGTACCGGCGAATTCCGCGAAAAGGGATTTTTTGTCATGAATAACATCCCCGTTGCCGACGAAGGTCGGCCTATTTTTGAACACCGCTTCAAGAATCGCGCCGGCGCCATCGAAAATGAACCCGGATATGTCGCTTTTCGCGTCTTGCGGCCGCTCGATTCAGACACGTATGTCGTCTTGACCGAATGGGAATCACCGGCATTCTATGAAAAATGGAAAGAATCACAGGCTTTTGCCAAAGCGCATTCAGAGAAGCCGCAGGAAGCAGCAGAAAAACCACGTGCTAATATCTTCTCCGGTTCTTCTTATGTCACCATGTATAAAGCAAAACCTGAAGAAGACGAGTAA